One genomic window of Deinococcus sp. QL22 includes the following:
- a CDS encoding HNH endonuclease: protein MPKTRTYLVSSNPFGVEPGVYEAVYDESLRLTFRSNPRLCKRVTSTNAEESKARRLTLQKAAALGYRCWYCGQAMNPLTIGAPESVEIEHQIPRSSGRSEVERLENMVAACRRCNNGAYPGKGEQDVEGFRMILADYHEAGRVVFFGEVLRWVRDHAAQLHLNLPLTAHDAQRALGWYREGSCVKLHSWNDDADYLQGLCLALPADGFLFPLGVPAQYWKPTQRTSTEANALPRARSA, encoded by the coding sequence ATGCCTAAGACCAGAACCTACCTTGTGTCATCTAACCCCTTCGGAGTGGAGCCAGGTGTCTATGAAGCGGTTTACGACGAAAGCCTGCGCCTTACCTTCCGGTCTAACCCGAGGCTCTGCAAACGTGTGACGTCCACGAATGCAGAGGAATCAAAGGCGCGCCGCCTCACGCTACAGAAGGCCGCCGCCCTGGGGTACCGCTGTTGGTACTGTGGTCAGGCCATGAATCCGCTGACTATCGGCGCGCCTGAGAGCGTCGAGATCGAGCATCAGATCCCCAGATCAAGCGGCCGTTCAGAGGTAGAACGCTTGGAAAATATGGTCGCAGCGTGTCGGCGCTGTAACAACGGGGCTTATCCCGGCAAAGGGGAACAGGACGTTGAAGGGTTCCGTATGATTCTGGCCGACTACCACGAGGCCGGGAGGGTCGTATTTTTCGGCGAAGTGCTCCGTTGGGTGCGCGACCACGCTGCGCAGCTGCACCTGAATCTTCCGTTGACAGCACACGACGCTCAGAGAGCGCTCGGCTGGTACAGAGAAGGCTCCTGCGTCAAGCTTCACAGCTGGAACGACGACGCGGACTATCTGCAGGGCCTGTGCCTTGCTCTCCCCGCGGACGGCTTCCTGTTTCCACTGGGAGTCCCAGCTCAATACTGGAAACCGACGCAACGGACTTCTACCGAAGCCAATGCGCTGCCAAGGGCGAGAAGTGCGTGA
- a CDS encoding CHAT domain-containing tetratricopeptide repeat protein: protein MTNDPQASALFSQFLNVTADGLTSEAMDKFQAQLHTQFPKAFDLHFILIELIASKEDDSANEHLPILRRALRRQHAQMHGRPKTYLGHARRLGMQYIQDRALHLAAPVLEEVSSVSRHHAPSEWLSDLVNLATLQKELQHFEKSIATHREVLELLGGEREATPVHANAWHSLGQVYGSLKQYPQAVESYTQALKVYRASRAAENNDIADVLNDLGTVYRDQGRLADAFRVHREGLDLQKAAARPNHAAIALSLNNLGNLHFDRDELDEAEAFYQEAFPLARRYSTAADQALAITNNNLAQVRSRRGDTEKAVRLMEEAVQLRRISHSSHHSDLAETLRNLANAYSKARQWNQAVTVASEAFDIEIANEQFPVSSKHLNADERRAEKGLELLLHLMFPLVQVGEARDWTNQVTALLTYKGNAEIEQGLASILHAAASGELEDILERRQHLQGAIAQARYGEQRSDGAVDQWMQELQSLDLSLEKHPEARRLADELRLRKIQPASVTDALQSGEALLNYLVVGEKLFAQILHQDGEHHFVYFDATGVKEWVGELQHILRSQASEQLYLSHPELQRVLRHLYDVLLAPMEQMLRLGTRLDSLVISGDSYLYGLPWDLLLREHESGSVALIEQVSIRLIPTPRDLVRLHRLEELQAAELSSALLLGVQTFETGTDESGETGDRAAELDFPTRAGLGGPGSLGLPRYRNLAGTRLEVELLTETLQQHGLKVQALLSPRATEQTLLHLSPAPSVLHFATHSDVWTPETAQAHYVTSAAVNDVRLNPAHPFSRAVVILDGYNGKSFRGVLRGWELASLHLSGTQMVMFSSCDSGLGDMTAGRSVAGLSQAAFLAGARRTITTLWPVSDAEAPQWIADLYQRRLEGASWQEAVRSSKLTMLEDEHPLGSWAPFVLNGLA from the coding sequence ATGACCAATGATCCCCAAGCTTCTGCCTTATTCAGCCAGTTCCTCAACGTCACAGCGGATGGGCTGACTTCTGAAGCTATGGATAAGTTTCAAGCACAGCTGCACACACAATTCCCCAAGGCATTTGATCTCCACTTCATTTTGATTGAGCTGATCGCCTCGAAAGAAGATGACTCTGCAAACGAGCATCTCCCAATTTTACGCCGTGCTCTCCGTCGGCAGCATGCGCAGATGCATGGGCGTCCAAAAACGTATCTCGGGCATGCACGTAGGCTTGGAATGCAATACATCCAAGACCGGGCTTTGCACCTCGCCGCTCCAGTATTGGAAGAGGTATCGAGTGTTTCACGCCATCACGCTCCTAGCGAGTGGTTATCTGACCTCGTCAACCTGGCCACATTGCAGAAGGAACTGCAGCATTTCGAGAAGTCCATCGCTACCCACCGGGAAGTTTTAGAACTTCTGGGTGGCGAGCGCGAAGCTACGCCTGTACACGCGAATGCCTGGCACAGCTTAGGTCAGGTGTACGGATCGTTGAAACAATACCCTCAAGCTGTTGAGAGCTATACCCAAGCTCTCAAGGTGTACCGCGCTTCACGCGCTGCTGAGAACAATGACATTGCGGATGTTTTGAACGACTTGGGAACCGTCTACCGTGACCAGGGCCGTCTGGCTGATGCATTCAGGGTTCACCGTGAAGGCCTTGACCTTCAGAAGGCCGCAGCCAGACCGAACCACGCCGCAATCGCTCTCAGCCTCAACAACCTGGGAAACCTTCACTTCGACCGGGACGAACTCGACGAAGCTGAGGCTTTCTACCAGGAAGCCTTCCCGTTGGCACGTCGATACTCCACGGCGGCCGATCAGGCGCTGGCCATTACCAACAATAATCTGGCGCAAGTAAGGTCTAGAAGAGGGGACACCGAGAAAGCAGTGCGGCTGATGGAAGAAGCAGTGCAGCTTCGCCGTATTTCCCACTCCTCTCACCACTCTGACCTAGCGGAGACGTTGCGCAACCTTGCCAATGCCTACTCCAAAGCCAGACAGTGGAATCAGGCAGTGACTGTCGCCAGTGAAGCCTTCGACATAGAGATTGCCAATGAGCAATTTCCTGTCAGCAGTAAGCATCTGAACGCTGACGAGCGACGGGCAGAAAAAGGTCTTGAGCTTTTACTACATCTCATGTTCCCTCTGGTACAGGTGGGAGAGGCACGGGATTGGACGAATCAGGTGACTGCTCTCCTGACTTACAAGGGAAATGCGGAAATCGAGCAAGGACTTGCCAGCATTCTTCATGCTGCAGCCAGCGGTGAGCTCGAGGACATTCTTGAACGTCGTCAACACCTCCAAGGAGCCATCGCTCAGGCACGTTACGGCGAACAACGCAGCGACGGCGCAGTCGATCAATGGATGCAAGAACTTCAGAGCTTGGACCTTTCTCTCGAGAAGCACCCGGAAGCCCGCCGGTTGGCAGATGAATTGCGACTTCGGAAGATCCAACCAGCAAGTGTCACCGACGCCCTCCAGAGCGGCGAAGCACTGTTGAATTACCTTGTCGTCGGCGAGAAGTTGTTCGCTCAGATCCTGCATCAGGACGGAGAGCATCACTTCGTGTACTTTGATGCCACTGGCGTCAAAGAGTGGGTCGGGGAGCTGCAGCATATTCTCCGCAGTCAGGCAAGCGAACAACTGTACCTTTCTCATCCAGAGTTACAGCGAGTGTTGCGGCATCTCTACGACGTTCTGCTGGCTCCGATGGAGCAGATGCTGCGCCTCGGCACCAGACTCGACAGTCTCGTGATCAGCGGTGACAGTTACCTGTATGGCCTCCCCTGGGATCTGCTGCTGCGAGAGCACGAATCTGGCTCCGTCGCACTCATCGAACAGGTGAGCATCCGCCTGATTCCGACCCCCAGAGACCTCGTTCGCCTGCACCGTCTGGAGGAACTCCAAGCGGCCGAGCTCAGTTCAGCGCTCCTTCTCGGCGTGCAGACCTTTGAGACGGGGACTGATGAGAGCGGGGAAACCGGCGACCGGGCTGCAGAGCTCGACTTTCCAACCCGGGCTGGCCTGGGCGGACCAGGGAGCCTGGGGCTTCCCCGGTACCGAAATCTGGCGGGCACCCGGCTCGAGGTGGAACTGCTCACCGAAACCCTGCAGCAGCACGGGCTGAAGGTTCAGGCACTCCTGAGCCCGCGAGCGACTGAACAAACGTTGCTTCATCTCTCCCCCGCCCCTTCCGTGCTTCACTTCGCCACACATTCCGACGTGTGGACTCCAGAAACAGCGCAGGCCCATTACGTCACCTCGGCTGCAGTCAATGACGTACGGCTGAACCCGGCGCACCCATTCTCGAGAGCAGTCGTAATTCTCGACGGGTATAACGGGAAGTCGTTCCGAGGTGTACTGCGCGGTTGGGAACTGGCCAGTCTTCACCTCTCCGGGACTCAGATGGTCATGTTTTCCTCGTGTGACTCCGGCCTCGGTGATATGACCGCTGGTCGCAGTGTCGCCGGGTTATCCCAGGCTGCCTTCCTGGCTGGCGCCAGGAGGACAATTACGACGCTTTGGCCTGTCTCGGATGCCGAAGCACCTCAATGGATAGCGGATCTTTACCAGCGTCGGCTTGAGGGAGCCTCGTGGCAAGAGGCAGTACGGTCGAGTAAGTTGACGATGTTGGAGGATGAGCACCCTCTGGGATCGTGGGCTCCGTTCGTCCTGAACGGTTTGGCTTGA
- a CDS encoding sacsin N-terminal ATP-binding-like domain-containing protein, with product MAGFIRSNLTDIKFLRNLFNSETNDLLVLKEIIQNADDSKANFVVIGCTEGIADAEHPLLRAPALFAVNDGPLSQEDAKAIISLGLSTKGGDASTVGKFGLGLKSVFYLSEALFFLDARVPPEDVWPHAHFDILSPWLGGENPFRPEWAAFGAADRTRILARLQQLSLPDGFVIWVPLRRKLDCQVAGNERLAPIIPNYPGDEPFHITPDTVRDVGALLPMMGHVQRISLKPRPAATTPLMKFERLGSTRTAKFKQQAFERSFSGFIQKDQAEAAVYLGTEVLMEDPALIALNTSEYWPTTEVTTPFGDVQEKDPSVPHGAALWQRITGKPGTTAELRGQWSVFLPVEQAFEPQVLEGPDSYTLTLHGYFFLKPDRKSVYTWTSGLLGEQPDSEERMRQHWNGQLATKATLPFVLDGLSKITLDVADRWVGELTARLRNSPLGQDHLEALTSKHQWARIWQEGAFRWTLVNPQVRFLPLPDEPDLLAWLPSLPELAQEYALRDDSSANFIRRENRLRWPLELTKQLFEQLNFTALLEQPAQMRLLGTLLPHLPRHDLTADLLLHLRAAFHTATPALLIRHKSEVANLLLALLPSRTINLPAEGLSPDLVQRLMQARVSVLLVPNGYAAQPDPKRLTGTDAQVLLDCIRDAEDIAPVLRFLSRQMQDPATLEQLTEDRPLLPTLLGSAGTGPWLTPRQAKVYAEQARIFRQQRDDAALLSHLQDVLGDEPLYLVESRVVDALELESIPRLSTAAALLTVRQAKTLGPVSSRLALLQRLMEASTTITDRVENREVLRLLLHGEVSHTSDLDTPLLIGDGKKDVWWRVASLTSAYSPLGWSVVTERVDFLTPRSMAQLRVVRSDASSLTTLLAAAPHTFPGSVLTADERRQVILELDDSLLKQLPVFETQTRQLISISPGVHVAGGFSVSEALEQWVTLLALPEDDHVLRRRLERLAPPLSPVHVWEYLQNEPQPWEHWQALGEALRAYRGGVLPHRAAELPWWPLKEGGGVAPKDLLFLVKHPESRGEIQRLRQASGKDLRVQDDLLPEFVEVLGADVSRLLAAEDRQRERLAELATSAKPYFVGSVSESAQTWLRAFDGIPPEDLPLVGLLRAFAGSREMQELLLQSAARPVSAPQVVRQLRFLYQQAVGADDPDIRAAAVAVFPALLADVRDQRQSAAMLTSLHLLNASGEWRKVDDLTRHGAQLDPHFVLCAEHTVALYGPDAQEQGQLPVQTSPPGQAPPMTALVNGVQALRSHLRDWENTAVPREQLGAFLGLLDGNPKLHAAAEGYLANFNLDVLREQALRDVPRDKLPHGFDSYQEMLGRTRLLITMSKGEHRTVPNLLGDPLQVPFKDDAGLTSIFTKKHDARPFQFEGAFIYPVDLKPVDLKRPDLDLSTLLFESLKWVLEQYHRFTPPHLHQEFSRVVDSSQTTVAATQQRLIKAASQTWGRQLGIDRTSRVRDILNAIDQADRTAEQARALRTGETERIAERQIRALQDELKGLVESDPVTQRALLSGVCKKVAEMQYVPDSVPFELLQNADDALQEWQEMVGDIDERRQTFTLDLSSKTLRVSHWGRPVNFFSFGDFDGKRRGFDGDLEKMLTLMSSDKEAGVTGKFGLGFKSVFLLSEQPTVKSGRLAFTVKGGVYPVVPDEEHVQKMRAYLERVSPPGVLDGTLVELPLATSEAAAAAVQRFIDLAPLALAFTRAIRKFQIIEGSKKQRVVWHETPLSDHVSAVQSQVSNGKGFRALALHSPAVKLLIPLDEQGFTTLPAGTPNIWVTGPTGEVLGLPFLVNAAFPLDPGRAQLARNESLVSALIQTLIPGLHAAFVSLLNESIPPEHLSSTVGAAISTKASLVRELWSALALPLARDNDAPAYLTLRSLLWGTSGAYGALTLQDEVVPSGLPGAYQTLIRVGNLNLSTVDFPSSTLALLSKQSAFRKAFPPGTLVAKDVSRTLQALGLPAPQRTVTLLQVLQLLLADQRITPAAAPWLPAVLTDDVLKTLREDESTDEWLDALAFLAQDNHYYPAQTLLIGSSQQASDEAARFPFAPESAKLSDSYSPAALPLFRRLRGDAPAAQTVPWILSAQGSARLAALQYIAALGASQPVSISLREKMAGSWLEYSRLLVTEEWGQLGEDQQTDVLNVLRQLKKAAPMIAETVADFGVDDEAEFEEFIAPAAMPTDTLQRLSEWWRREGPVAVRRYNERLYPGGVPFVSSSDFDAEDPTQRQRWLSLLMLGSFQSMGRTQPGAHRNFLRLCQDQGWLERFSQDGATDEHWMATVREYLGGNPEVLQYYQWMRGFIGFYQLGQWLPEYVEVLLGLNRLRDGQTLRTILAPNVNPALQGSGLSAPPLTRTLGIGGPFVIRELLRHQVLTHESLHCLAYVPTRRVRLMMGELMGLTFPDEAHEENSRAIHAHLVQRLGSKAAIFGGDFDLPLQALAGTGRDDVEAAALQRTLLGRPLFGSHV from the coding sequence TTGGCAGGATTTATCCGCAGCAATCTGACCGATATCAAATTCCTCCGCAACCTGTTCAATTCTGAAACCAATGATCTGCTGGTTTTGAAGGAGATCATTCAGAACGCCGATGACAGCAAAGCCAATTTTGTCGTCATCGGTTGCACCGAAGGCATCGCTGACGCCGAGCATCCCCTCCTGCGGGCACCGGCCCTCTTCGCAGTCAATGACGGCCCGCTGAGCCAGGAGGACGCTAAAGCCATCATCAGTCTGGGGCTCAGTACCAAAGGCGGCGATGCCAGTACTGTCGGCAAGTTTGGTCTGGGACTCAAAAGCGTGTTTTACCTCTCTGAGGCACTGTTCTTTCTGGACGCACGGGTGCCACCAGAAGACGTCTGGCCCCACGCCCATTTCGACATTCTTTCGCCGTGGTTGGGCGGTGAGAATCCGTTCCGGCCTGAATGGGCGGCGTTTGGCGCGGCAGACAGAACCCGCATCCTGGCTCGACTCCAGCAGCTCAGCTTGCCGGACGGCTTCGTAATCTGGGTGCCGCTGCGGCGCAAATTGGATTGTCAGGTCGCTGGCAATGAGCGCTTGGCCCCGATCATTCCGAACTACCCAGGAGACGAGCCTTTTCACATCACGCCAGACACCGTGCGGGATGTAGGGGCCTTGTTGCCCATGATGGGCCACGTGCAGCGCATCAGCCTCAAGCCGCGCCCAGCCGCGACCACGCCACTGATGAAGTTTGAACGCTTGGGCAGCACACGGACGGCCAAGTTCAAGCAGCAGGCCTTTGAACGGAGCTTTAGCGGATTCATTCAGAAAGATCAGGCCGAGGCCGCGGTGTACCTCGGTACAGAAGTGCTGATGGAGGATCCTGCCCTCATTGCCCTCAATACCAGCGAGTATTGGCCGACGACCGAAGTCACGACGCCGTTCGGAGACGTGCAGGAGAAAGATCCTTCGGTGCCCCACGGCGCCGCCCTCTGGCAGCGGATCACGGGTAAACCAGGCACTACAGCAGAGTTGCGAGGACAGTGGTCGGTCTTTTTGCCGGTCGAGCAGGCTTTTGAGCCTCAAGTCCTCGAAGGCCCGGACTCGTACACCCTGACCCTACACGGCTACTTTTTTCTGAAACCCGACCGCAAATCGGTGTACACCTGGACGAGTGGCCTACTGGGAGAACAGCCCGATAGTGAAGAGCGCATGCGGCAGCACTGGAACGGCCAACTGGCCACCAAAGCCACCCTGCCTTTTGTTCTAGACGGGCTCTCCAAAATCACGCTGGATGTGGCCGACAGGTGGGTTGGTGAGTTGACTGCCCGGCTTAGGAATTCACCGCTGGGTCAAGACCACCTCGAAGCGCTTACCTCCAAACACCAGTGGGCCCGCATCTGGCAAGAAGGTGCGTTTCGTTGGACGCTGGTGAACCCGCAGGTGAGGTTCTTACCCCTGCCCGATGAACCTGATCTGCTTGCTTGGCTGCCCAGTCTTCCGGAGCTGGCCCAAGAGTATGCCCTGCGGGATGACAGCAGTGCCAATTTTATCCGCCGGGAAAACCGGCTTCGGTGGCCGTTGGAGCTCACCAAGCAGCTGTTTGAGCAGCTGAATTTCACCGCGTTGCTGGAGCAGCCGGCCCAAATGCGCCTGCTGGGAACCCTGCTGCCCCATCTCCCCAGGCATGATCTCACCGCAGACCTCCTCCTGCACCTGCGCGCCGCGTTTCACACGGCCACTCCAGCCCTCCTCATTCGCCACAAGAGTGAGGTGGCCAACCTGTTGTTGGCTCTCCTGCCCTCCAGAACCATCAACCTTCCCGCTGAAGGCCTATCGCCCGACTTGGTTCAGCGTCTGATGCAGGCCCGGGTGAGTGTCTTGCTCGTTCCGAATGGATACGCGGCCCAACCCGATCCCAAACGATTGACAGGCACAGACGCTCAAGTGCTACTGGACTGTATTCGGGACGCCGAAGATATTGCGCCGGTCTTGCGCTTTTTGTCGCGCCAGATGCAAGATCCCGCGACTCTCGAGCAACTGACCGAAGACCGGCCCTTATTGCCGACGCTGCTGGGTTCAGCAGGAACCGGACCGTGGCTCACGCCTCGACAAGCCAAAGTTTACGCCGAGCAGGCCCGCATCTTCCGGCAACAGCGGGATGACGCCGCCCTGCTCAGTCACCTGCAAGACGTTCTTGGGGACGAGCCGTTGTATTTGGTCGAAAGCCGCGTAGTAGACGCCTTAGAGTTGGAAAGCATTCCCAGGTTATCTACGGCCGCCGCTCTGCTGACCGTACGGCAAGCCAAAACTTTAGGCCCGGTGTCCTCCAGGCTGGCTCTGCTGCAGCGCTTGATGGAAGCGTCGACGACCATCACCGACCGGGTAGAAAACCGCGAGGTGTTACGGCTCCTGCTGCATGGAGAGGTCTCGCATACCAGTGATTTGGATACACCGCTGCTGATCGGCGACGGCAAGAAGGATGTCTGGTGGCGGGTCGCGTCCCTGACCAGCGCGTATTCCCCGCTCGGATGGTCGGTGGTCACCGAGCGTGTGGATTTCTTAACGCCCCGCAGCATGGCCCAGTTGCGGGTGGTGCGGAGCGACGCCTCGAGTTTGACCACCCTGCTTGCGGCGGCGCCGCACACCTTTCCGGGGAGTGTCCTGACAGCTGATGAGCGGCGACAAGTGATCTTGGAACTGGACGACTCACTCCTCAAACAGCTGCCCGTGTTTGAAACCCAGACCCGGCAACTGATTTCCATTTCGCCGGGTGTGCATGTTGCGGGTGGATTTTCGGTCAGTGAAGCGCTTGAGCAGTGGGTCACCCTGCTAGCCTTGCCCGAAGATGACCACGTGCTGCGGCGGCGCCTTGAGAGACTGGCCCCGCCCCTGAGTCCAGTGCATGTCTGGGAGTACCTTCAGAACGAGCCGCAGCCCTGGGAACACTGGCAGGCCCTCGGTGAAGCGCTGCGTGCCTACCGGGGCGGTGTGCTCCCACACCGGGCGGCGGAACTGCCCTGGTGGCCCCTAAAAGAAGGAGGGGGCGTGGCCCCCAAAGACCTGCTGTTCTTGGTCAAACACCCAGAGAGTCGGGGTGAAATACAGCGGCTGCGCCAGGCCAGTGGCAAAGACCTGCGGGTCCAAGACGACTTGTTGCCGGAGTTTGTTGAGGTCTTAGGCGCAGATGTCAGCCGGCTATTGGCCGCGGAAGACCGGCAACGGGAGCGGCTGGCTGAGCTGGCCACCTCGGCCAAGCCGTATTTTGTGGGCAGCGTTTCTGAATCTGCGCAGACCTGGTTGCGGGCGTTTGATGGCATCCCCCCAGAAGACCTGCCCCTAGTTGGATTACTGCGGGCCTTTGCTGGATCCCGTGAAATGCAGGAGCTGCTCCTGCAGAGCGCGGCGCGGCCAGTCTCCGCTCCGCAAGTCGTGCGTCAACTGAGGTTTCTCTATCAGCAGGCTGTGGGTGCGGACGACCCAGACATTCGAGCGGCGGCTGTGGCGGTGTTCCCGGCGCTCCTGGCCGACGTCAGAGATCAGCGGCAGTCCGCGGCGATGCTGACGTCCCTGCACCTCCTGAATGCCAGTGGCGAGTGGCGCAAGGTCGACGATCTCACGCGCCACGGAGCTCAACTTGATCCTCATTTCGTCCTGTGTGCCGAGCACACGGTGGCGCTCTACGGGCCAGACGCACAGGAACAGGGACAGCTGCCGGTGCAGACTAGCCCGCCGGGCCAGGCGCCGCCCATGACGGCGCTGGTGAACGGCGTTCAGGCCCTACGCAGTCACCTGCGAGACTGGGAAAATACGGCCGTTCCCCGCGAGCAGCTCGGTGCATTCCTAGGTCTGCTTGACGGCAATCCCAAACTGCATGCGGCAGCGGAAGGCTACCTGGCCAACTTCAACCTAGACGTGCTGCGCGAGCAGGCTCTGCGGGACGTTCCACGGGATAAGTTGCCTCACGGGTTCGATTCGTATCAGGAGATGCTGGGCCGCACGCGCCTTCTGATTACCATGTCTAAGGGCGAGCACCGAACCGTCCCCAATCTGCTGGGCGACCCGTTGCAGGTGCCCTTTAAAGACGACGCAGGCCTCACGAGCATCTTTACCAAAAAGCATGACGCCCGGCCCTTTCAGTTTGAAGGTGCCTTTATCTACCCAGTCGATCTGAAGCCGGTTGACCTCAAGCGGCCAGATCTGGATCTGTCGACCCTGCTGTTTGAATCACTGAAATGGGTGCTGGAGCAGTACCACCGTTTCACGCCCCCACACCTCCATCAGGAGTTTAGCCGCGTGGTGGACAGCAGCCAGACCACCGTGGCTGCCACCCAGCAGCGCCTGATTAAAGCGGCCTCTCAAACCTGGGGCAGACAACTGGGGATAGACCGCACGAGTCGGGTGCGGGACATTCTCAATGCCATTGATCAAGCCGACCGCACGGCGGAGCAGGCCCGCGCCCTGCGCACAGGTGAAACTGAACGTATAGCAGAACGCCAGATCCGGGCCCTGCAAGACGAACTCAAGGGGCTGGTGGAATCCGATCCCGTCACCCAGCGCGCCCTGCTGAGCGGCGTCTGTAAAAAAGTGGCTGAGATGCAGTACGTGCCTGACAGCGTGCCCTTCGAGCTGCTGCAAAATGCCGATGACGCCCTCCAAGAATGGCAAGAGATGGTGGGCGACATTGACGAACGCCGGCAGACCTTCACGCTCGACCTTTCCAGCAAAACCCTGCGCGTCTCCCATTGGGGCCGGCCCGTCAACTTCTTTTCATTCGGCGACTTTGATGGCAAGAGGCGGGGATTTGACGGCGACCTCGAAAAGATGCTGACCTTGATGTCGTCTGATAAGGAAGCAGGGGTCACGGGAAAATTCGGTTTGGGGTTCAAGAGCGTCTTTTTGCTCAGCGAGCAGCCCACGGTTAAGAGTGGCCGCCTGGCCTTTACGGTCAAAGGCGGGGTCTACCCAGTCGTGCCAGACGAGGAACACGTACAAAAGATGCGGGCCTACCTTGAGCGCGTGTCTCCGCCAGGTGTGCTGGACGGCACCTTGGTCGAGTTGCCGCTGGCCACCTCAGAAGCGGCTGCCGCCGCTGTCCAGCGGTTTATTGATCTGGCTCCTCTGGCGCTGGCCTTCACCCGGGCCATTCGGAAGTTCCAGATTATTGAAGGCAGCAAAAAGCAGCGGGTGGTGTGGCATGAAACCCCACTGTCAGATCACGTCTCGGCTGTTCAATCTCAGGTGAGCAATGGCAAGGGATTCCGGGCGCTGGCCCTGCATTCACCAGCAGTGAAACTGCTCATTCCGCTGGACGAGCAGGGGTTTACCACACTTCCTGCGGGCACACCGAACATTTGGGTGACGGGGCCGACAGGTGAGGTGTTGGGCCTGCCATTTCTGGTCAATGCAGCCTTTCCACTTGATCCCGGCCGGGCCCAGCTCGCCCGCAACGAGAGCTTGGTCAGCGCGCTGATTCAAACGCTGATCCCAGGGCTGCATGCTGCTTTTGTCTCTCTGCTGAACGAATCTATCCCACCCGAACATCTCTCCTCTACGGTGGGCGCCGCCATTTCGACCAAAGCCTCACTCGTGAGAGAGCTCTGGAGTGCTTTGGCCCTCCCCTTGGCCCGGGACAATGACGCCCCCGCGTACCTGACCCTGCGCTCGCTGCTGTGGGGCACTTCCGGCGCGTACGGCGCCCTGACGCTGCAAGATGAGGTGGTGCCCTCCGGATTGCCAGGTGCGTACCAGACCCTCATTCGGGTCGGCAATCTCAACTTGAGCACTGTGGACTTTCCCAGCTCCACCCTCGCGCTCCTGAGCAAGCAGTCTGCTTTTCGAAAAGCGTTTCCCCCCGGCACCTTGGTGGCCAAAGACGTCTCCCGTACCCTGCAGGCCCTGGGCCTGCCTGCCCCCCAACGCACCGTGACGCTGCTCCAGGTGCTGCAACTACTGTTGGCAGATCAAAGGATCACGCCGGCGGCAGCACCTTGGCTGCCAGCGGTGTTGACCGATGATGTCCTCAAAACTCTGCGGGAAGACGAGTCCACCGACGAGTGGCTGGACGCCTTGGCGTTCCTGGCCCAGGACAACCACTACTATCCTGCCCAGACATTATTGATTGGCTCCAGTCAGCAGGCGTCAGACGAGGCTGCGCGCTTCCCTTTCGCGCCAGAATCCGCCAAGCTATCGGACAGCTATAGCCCTGCAGCATTGCCGCTGTTTCGCCGCTTGCGCGGAGACGCGCCCGCTGCCCAAACGGTGCCTTGGATCCTCTCGGCACAGGGCAGTGCCAGGCTGGCGGCCCTTCAGTACATCGCAGCCTTGGGGGCATCTCAGCCTGTCTCCATCAGTTTGAGGGAAAAGATGGCAGGCAGTTGGCTTGAGTACAGCCGCTTACTGGTTACCGAAGAATGGGGGCAGTTGGGAGAAGATCAGCAGACCGATGTGCTCAATGTGCTGCGTCAGCTTAAAAAAGCCGCGCCGATGATTGCGGAAACGGTGGCCGATTTTGGTGTAGACGACGAGGCGGAGTTCGAAGAGTTTATCGCGCCAGCTGCAATGCCCACTGACACGCTGCAGCGCCTGAGCGAATGGTGGCGCCGAGAAGGCCCCGTGGCCGTGCGCCGGTACAACGAGCGCCTCTATCCCGGCGGAGTGCCTTTTGTCAGCAGCAGTGATTTTGATGCCGAAGACCCCACCCAGCGGCAGCGTTGGTTGTCGCTCCTTATGCTGGGCAGCTTTCAGTCGATGGGCCGCACTCAACCTGGAGCCCACCGCAACTTTTTGCGCCTTTGTCAAGACCAAGGCTGGCTTGAACGCTTCAGTCAAGACGGGGCCACAGACGAACACTGGATGGCCACGGTGCGCGAGTATTTGGGGGGGAATCCAGAAGTCCTTCAGTATTACCAGTGGATGCGCGGCTTCATCGGGTTTTATCAGTTGGGCCAGTGGCTGCCCGAGTATGTCGAAGTGTTGTTGGGACTGAACCGCCTGCGGGACGGGCAAACGTTGCGAACCATTTTGGCACCCAATGTCAATCCTGCCCTGCAGGGCAGCGGCCTCAGTGCGCCGCCTCTCACGCGAACCTTGGGGATCGGGGGGCCTTTTGTGATCCGTGAACTGCTGCGCCACCAGGTGCTGACCCATGAAAGCCTCCATTGCCTGGCCTATGTGCCGACCCGGCGGGTGCGGCTGATGATGGGCGAACTGATGGGGCTCACCTTCCCTGACGAGGCCCATGAGGAAAATTCACGGGCCATCCACGCTCACTTGGTACAGCGCCTGGGCTCTAAGGCTGCCATCTTTGGCGGTGACTTCGACCTGCCGCTGCAGGCCTTGGCTGGAACCGGCCGAGATGACGTCGAGGCGGCCGCGCTGCAGCGCACCTTGTTGGGCCGTCCCTTGTTCGGGAGCCACGTGTGA